Proteins encoded together in one Oncorhynchus nerka isolate Pitt River linkage group LG19, Oner_Uvic_2.0, whole genome shotgun sequence window:
- the pigs gene encoding GPI transamidase component PIG-S codes for MAAIEVERHRGRLAALAIAVVVIAVGVPLWWKTTETYRAWLPVTQINQLAQLQLQLSVEVEVVFSRGTLTAEHQKKIDPTHTRLEEHPVDETTVLRYRYETRYRTATIMEEDALNQPTAAETDRSLHLLSESPCGSVVIYVVPESSTLLPEGVSVYVGQRRTALLRAGRPMRVGVGLKEVLAHLETQVQQVLKVMSFSHSDITAALSDRVRLDYSSREGLADSMRAFKSSPGYEITFSLLNPDPKSHHLHWDIEAAVQSYIQPLLSKLAPVADFSLDSQILYYAVLGVNPRFDPSLNAYTLNADSLSHVINPVEARLGSSAASSNPVLNFLLYVPDARHSPLYITDHRKYTVVSNAFSSPRWGGIMVYNVNGTELPVHINIDMTRVMGVFLAQLRLMLGVQSSTPPPGFLVGPCGPAGLADWELDRLLWSRSVENVATATTTITSLAQLLDQIGNIVINDNIAEQVSAAVASLQLAVGQLEAGNLGLALQYSKEAILHSERAFFDPSLLHLLYFPDDQKFAIYIPLFLPMCVPILLSLLKMAAEARQRRRERQDKKE; via the exons ATGGCGGCGATAGAAGTGG AGCGTCACCGAGGGCGTCTGGCGGCCCTGGCCATAGCAGTGGTGGTGATCGCTGTGGGAGTTCCTTTGTGGTGGAAGACCACTGAGACATACAGGGCATGGCTACCTGTCACCCAGATCAACCAGCTAGCTCAGCTGCAG CTACAGTTGAGTGTGGAAGTGGAGGTGGTGTTCTCTAGAGGAACTCTGACTGCTGAACACCAGAAGAAGAttgatcccacacacacacgcctggaaGAGCACCCTGTGGAcg AGACCACAGTGTTGCGTTACAGGTATGAGACTAGATACAGGACAGCTACCATCATGGAGGAAGATGCTCTGAACCAGCCCACTGCAGCAG AGACTGATCGGTCTCTTCATCTGCTCAGTGAGAGCCCCTGTGGCTCCGTGGTCATCTATGTGGTCCCAGAATCCTCCACACTGCTACCTGAG GGTGTGAGTGTGTACGTGGGTCAGAGGCGGACGGCGCTGTTGCGTGCGGGGAGGCCAATGAGAGTGGGCGTCGGCCTGAAGGAGGTGCTAGCCCACCTGGAGACCCAGGTACAACAGGTTCTCAAGGTCATGTCATTCAGCCACAGTGACATCACCGCTGCCCTTAGCGACCGCGTCCGCCTCGACTACAGTAGCAGGGAGGGTCTGGCCGACAGCATGAGAGCCTTCAAGTCCAGCCCAG GTTATGAAATAACCTTCAGCCTGTTGAACCCTGACCCTAAGTCTCACCATCTGCACTGGGACATAGAGGCAGCAGTCCAGAGTTATATCCAGCCTCTCCTGTCGAAGCTGGCCCCGGTGGCCGACTTCAGTCTGGACTCCCAGATCCTCTACTACGCTGTCCTAGGGGTCAACCCACGTTTTGATCCCTCACTCAACGCCTACACACTCAACGCTGACAGTCTGTCTCACGTCATTAACCCCGTAGAGGCCAGGCTGG gctcCAGCGCTGCGTCATCCAACCCTGTCCTGAACTTCCTGCTGTACGTTCCAGACGCACGTCACTCCCCCCTCTACATCACCGACCACCGCAAATACACTGTTGTCTCCAACGCCTTCAGCTCCCCGCGCTGGGGAGGCatcatg gtgTATAATGTCAATGGGACAGAGCTTCCTGTTCACATCAACATAGACATGACCAGAGTGATGGGAGTCTTCCTGGCACAGCTACG GCTGATGCTGGGTGTCCAGTCGTCAACCCCTCCCCCTGGCTTCCTGGTTGGCCCGTGTGGCCCAGCGGGATTGGCTGACTGGGAGTTGGATCGCCTCCTGTGGAGTCGCAGTGTAGAGAATGTTGCCACTGCAACGACAACCATTACCTCATTGGCCCAGCTGCTGGACCAGATAGGAAACATCGTCATCAACGACAACATcgcagaacag GTGTCAGCAGCAGTTGCCTCTCTCCAGTTGGCTGTGGGTCAGTTGGAGGCGGGGAACCTGGGCCTGGCCCTGCAGTACAGTAAGGAAGCTATCCTCCATTCAGAACGAGCCTTCTtcgacccctccctcctccacctcctctattTCCCTGACGATCAGAAGTTTGCCAtctacatccctctcttcctgcccATGTGTGTCCCCATCCTGCTCTCACTGCTCAAGATGGCCGCCGAGGCCCGCCAGAGGcgaagggagagacaggacaaGAAGGAGTGA